The Corynebacterium sphenisci DSM 44792 genome includes the window GCCCCGGTCGTCCTCGAGGCAGGTGCCGGGATCGCCGAAGTCGCAGGGCATGTCGGAGATCCGGATCCGGGCGACCGGCTCCAGCGGGGCCCGGTACTCGCCGGGGTCGCTGGCCACCATGCTGGCCAGCCCGGCGAGGGCGGCCACCGGCAGGGCCAGCAGCACGATGCCGAGCAGCGCGGTCCACCGGTTCCGGAGCATCCCGCGGCGGGCCAGGCGCAGCGCCAGGCCGGCGCGGGCGAGCGGGCCGGCCATCACCGATCACCGCCCAGGATCCGGCCGTCGCGCAGCTGGATGACCTCATCGGCCCAGGCCGCGAACCGGGGTTCGTGGGTGACCAGCACCGCCGCGGCGCCGGCGTCGACCCGGCCGCGCAGCACCGCGAGCACCTGCTCGGCGGTGGTGGTGTCCAGCGCCCCGGTGGGCTCATCGGCCAGGATCAGCCGGCGCTCCCCGACCAGGGCGCGCGCGATCGCGATCCGCTGGCGCTGCCCGCCGGAGCATTCCGCGGGGAAGCGCCCGGCCAGGGCCTCCAGGCCCAGTTCGGCCAGGGCGGCGCGGGCGGCCTCGCGGCGCGCCGCGGCGCCGGCCCCGCCGAGCTCCAGGGGCAGCGCGATGTTCTCCGCCACGGTGAGCGTGGGCAGCAGGTTGAAGTCCTGGAAGACGTAGCCCAGGTGCTCCCGGCGGATGTCCGCGCGGGCGTCCCGGCTCATCCCGGCGACGTCCACGCCGTCGATCAGCACCCGCCCGCTGGTGGGCGCGTCCAGGGTGCCGGCGATGTTGAGCAGGGTGGATTTGCCGGAGCCGGAGGGGCCCATCACGGCGAGCAGCCGGCCGGGTTCCACGGTGAGGCTCACCGCGTCCAGGGCCCGGACCTCATCCGGCCCGTCCCGGTGGATCCGGGTGACCTCCTGCAGGTCGAGTGCGGCGGGGGCCGCGGCGGGGGCGCTCATGACTGGGCTCCTTTCGGGTGGTCGGTGACGGCGGCGAGGTTCTCCACGTGGTCCAGCCAGCGCGCCTCGGCCTCCAGGTCGAAGACGCGCCGCTCCAGCAGCAGCCGGTCGGCGCCGCGGTCGGCGGGGGTGGCCGCCTTGAGCCGGACCAGCTCGCGCAGCTCCGCCAGGGCGGCGCCGCGCTGGCGCTGGATGAGCGCGGTGACGTCGACCCCGCCGACGGTCTCCGCCACGGCGATCTTCATGGCCAGCTCATCGCGGTCGTCGCGGGGCCGCAGCACCGCGGTGTCCCACCAGGCGGCCAATTCGGCGCGGCCGGCCTCGGTGAGCCGGTAGGCCTCGGCCTCGGCGGCCTCGTCGGGCACCGGCTCGACGAGGCCGTCGCGCTCCAGGCGGCGCACCGTCTGGTACACCTGCCCGATATTCAGGGGCCAGGTGCCCCGGGTCGCCTCCTCGAAGCCCCGGCGCAGCTGCGCCACCGCGCGGGGCCGCTCGCCGATGAGCCCGAGGAGGGCGTGTTTGACGGACATGCCCGCCTCCCTCCAGATGCTTACTCGGTAACCACCTGCAGCATACGGTGCCGCTTACCCGGTAAGCAAGAACGCTCGGGGAACACCCCCGCCCCCGGCCCGCGGGCCGACCGATCCGGGCCCGCCGGGGCCGCCGGGGCGATTGGTCGAGGGGATCCGGACATCGATTTAGCATAGGTTTCCCTGCCTTAAATCGGCGGCCCCGTTCAGGCTGCGGAAAGGCGCTGGCCAGCGGATTCGACCCCGTCGAAATGCGCCACCCCCACATTCGCGCCGCCGGTTAGGGCCCCGGCCGGGCTCGTGATATACCTCACAAGAGAACTAAACCGTGACCACCCATCACCAGCCCCACCCGCGCCGGCCCC containing:
- a CDS encoding ABC transporter ATP-binding protein → MSAPAAAPAALDLQEVTRIHRDGPDEVRALDAVSLTVEPGRLLAVMGPSGSGKSTLLNIAGTLDAPTSGRVLIDGVDVAGMSRDARADIRREHLGYVFQDFNLLPTLTVAENIALPLELGGAGAAARREAARAALAELGLEALAGRFPAECSGGQRQRIAIARALVGERRLILADEPTGALDTTTAEQVLAVLRGRVDAGAAAVLVTHEPRFAAWADEVIQLRDGRILGGDR
- a CDS encoding PadR family transcriptional regulator: MSVKHALLGLIGERPRAVAQLRRGFEEATRGTWPLNIGQVYQTVRRLERDGLVEPVPDEAAEAEAYRLTEAGRAELAAWWDTAVLRPRDDRDELAMKIAVAETVGGVDVTALIQRQRGAALAELRELVRLKAATPADRGADRLLLERRVFDLEAEARWLDHVENLAAVTDHPKGAQS